In bacterium, one DNA window encodes the following:
- a CDS encoding competence protein: IHPRATLVGALGKYSRVDEPIIFVTELVAFFNLEGWAHLTDKKEDKKKGEFFAFSRTAYGIVKTRTDGHRLLVYTDSGKVDMKEAYCYSLDKNGLPVPSPVVRI, from the coding sequence ATCCATCCCCGTGCGACGCTGGTGGGTGCCCTCGGGAAATACTCCCGTGTTGATGAGCCGATCATCTTCGTGACCGAACTTGTGGCATTCTTCAACCTCGAAGGCTGGGCGCATCTGACGGATAAGAAGGAAGACAAAAAGAAAGGCGAATTCTTTGCTTTCAGCCGCACTGCCTATGGTATCGTAAAGACCCGCACTGATGGCCACCGCTTACTGGTCTATACAGACAGCGGAAAGGTGGATATGAAGGAAGCATATTGTTATTCGCTCGACAAGAACGGTTTACCGGTGCCGTCACCGGTCGTGAGAATATAA